In Acidobacteriota bacterium, the genomic stretch GGGGCTCGGAGCTCGGCGGCGGTGCTGGTCAGGGTGACGTTGAGATCGGGTCCACCGGCGGGGCTGGAGACTTGCAGGGAGAAGTCCTGCAGCCGGCCCTCGGGACGCATCTCCGCGGGGACGGCGAAGGACGCCAGGGGCCCGATCTCCAAGGCTTCGGCCTTGCCTCTCAGATCCAGGCCGACGGCGGGGGCGAGGGCGCCTCTCCAACCGATGATCTCTCCCTGCAGCACCCAGCGGCTGGGCTCCTGGGGGCTTCCTCCAGGTAGCTTCCGGGGAGGAGCTGGAGCGACCACCTCGAAATCGCGCACCGTCACCACCCCCAGCTCCAGGTCCGAGGGCGGTAGAGGCTCTTCTTCGGGCCACGGCGGTGGCTCCAGGGTCAGCCGGCCGCCGCGGATCTCCATTCTTTTGAGCCGGCCGGCGCGGAGGTCACCGATGGATCCGTGGGCCTCCACTTCCTCCAGGCGCACGCCGCCGATCCACGGCATGCCCTGGATGCTCTGAATCTCCAACCCCCGCAGCAACACCCGGTCGACGTCCAGCACCCGCAGATGCTCCAGGGTCACGGCACCGCCGAAGCTCTCGGACAGGCTGGCGGCGAGCTGTCGCCGGGGCAGATCGCGGTTGAACCAGGTGAGCGCCCCCAGCACCACGGCGACGGTGAGGAAGGAGAGGACGAAGCGTCTGCGGCGGGAGGGCATGGGAGGATTGGTGGGCGTCCGGTGGAGAATGGCTCCTCGGGTAGTATATGCCGTGAATGCAATGCTTTCCGGGTCCGCTGCTGCGGCCCGGCTTGTCGAGACGATGATGATCGAGATCAATTCCGCCCTCAGCCTGCCCGAGACCGAGCTCGAGCTGGAGACCAGTACCAGCTCGGGGCCCGGCGGGCAGAATGTCAACAAGGTAGAGACCCGGGTGACGGTGCTCTTCGACGTGGTGTCGTCGCCGAGCCTGGACGAGGAACAGCGGGATCGAATCCTCGACAAGCTCTCCTCGCGCATCAACAAAGAGGGAGTCCTGCGGGTCAGCAGCCAGGAGCACCGCTCCCAAAGCGCTAACCGGGAGCAGGCGGTGGCGCGGCTGGCGGAGCTGCTCCAGGAGGCTCTGCGCAAGCCCCGCCGCCGGCGCAAGACCCGACGCTCCAAGGCTGCCCACCGGCGCCGGTTGGAGAAGAAGAAGCAGCGTTCGCAGATCAAGCGCCTGCGCTCCAACCCCAAGATCGGCGATGGCTGACCGTTCCGGCGCTCCAAGAACTCCGTGAATCTCCACCGCCTCCTCGCCGATGCCGTGGTCCTGGTGCACCTCGGTTTCGTCCTCTGGGTGGTCTTCGGCGGTCTGGCGGTGCTGCGCTGGCCTCGGGTAGCGTGGCTGCATCTGCCCGCCGCCGCTTGGGGAGCGCTGGTGGAGCTGGCGGGCTGGTATTGCCCGCTGACGGATATCGAGAACGCCCTGCGCCGCCGCGCCGGCGCCGCCGGCTACGAGGGCGGCTTCGTCGAGCACTACCTGCTGCCGGTGCTCTATCCCCGGGGGCTGACCCGGGAGGTGCAAATCGCCCTGGGAGTGGGGGTGATCGTGCTCAATCTGGCGGTGTATACATGGATCCTCTGGCGCCGGAAGCGTTCGGGAGGAGGAAGCAGCCAACCAGGAGGCAAGCAACTAGGAGACAACCAACCAGGAGACAACTCGTGAGCTCGTCTTCCAAAGCAGGTCCCACCCTAGAGAATCTGGCCACCCCCTGCGCCGTGGTGGACCTGGACGCGGTGGAGCGCAACGTCGAGACCATGGCCCGGCGCATGGAGTCCCTTGGGGTGCGTCTACGGCCCCACGTCAAGACCCACAAATGTGTCGAGTTGGGGCGGCTGCAAAGCCCCGACGGCCGCATCACCGTCTCCACCCTGGCGGAGGCCCGCCACTTCGCCGCTGACGGCTTTCGGGACATCACCTGGGCCCTGCCCCTGGATCCCCAGCGCCTGCCGGAGATAGCGGAGCTGAAGGCAGAAGTCGACGCCTTCCATCTGCTGCTGGACGAGCCCCGCACCCTCGACGCCTTGGAGTCCTACGCCAGGAATTCCGGGCCGGGCGGGGCAGAGGCTCGGTTCTCCGCCTTTCTCAAGGTCGATTGCGGCTAC encodes the following:
- a CDS encoding DUF2784 domain-containing protein yields the protein MNLHRLLADAVVLVHLGFVLWVVFGGLAVLRWPRVAWLHLPAAAWGALVELAGWYCPLTDIENALRRRAGAAGYEGGFVEHYLLPVLYPRGLTREVQIALGVGVIVLNLAVYTWILWRRKRSGGGSSQPGGKQLGDNQPGDNS
- the arfB gene encoding alternative ribosome rescue aminoacyl-tRNA hydrolase ArfB, with protein sequence MMIEINSALSLPETELELETSTSSGPGGQNVNKVETRVTVLFDVVSSPSLDEEQRDRILDKLSSRINKEGVLRVSSQEHRSQSANREQAVARLAELLQEALRKPRRRRKTRRSKAAHRRRLEKKKQRSQIKRLRSNPKIGDG